A region of Chelonoidis abingdonii isolate Lonesome George chromosome 8, CheloAbing_2.0, whole genome shotgun sequence DNA encodes the following proteins:
- the CAMK2N2 gene encoding calcium/calmodulin-dependent protein kinase II inhibitor 2, whose product MSEILPYSEEKVARYGTDSEVSEISFSCRLQDTNSFFGGNQAKRPPKLGQIGRAKRVVIEDDRIDEVLKGMTDKSPSGV is encoded by the exons ATGTCCGAGATCCTCCCCTACAGCGAGGAGAAGGTGGCCCGCTACGGCACCGACTCCGAAGTCAGCGAGATCTCCTTCAGCTGCCGGCTCCAGGACACCAACTCCTTTTTCGGGGGCAACCAGGCCAAGCGGCCCCCCAAGCTGGGGCAGATCGGCAGGGCCAAGAGAG tggtGATCGAAGATGATAGAATAGACGAGGTGCTGAAGGGGATGACAGACAAGTCGCCTTCTGGGGTGTAA